One genomic region from Amycolatopsis sp. FBCC-B4732 encodes:
- a CDS encoding FAD-dependent oxidoreductase has translation MHDAVIVGAGPVGLFLACELGLAGCSVLVLEREPEPGSPWRTAPLGRRGLFATSIAAFDRRGLLEPLLAEAAGLPRFAGADEPGRPRLAGHFAGIVLDAADVDLAALPFRLPSPVPDALMTSLDTVEAVLAERAAKLGVEVRRGVAVDGLTQDGEHVVVHAGAHEYPARWAVGCDGGRSAVRRLAGFEFAGTAPQFTGYVALATIPDADKLNPGFTLTPEGMYIRMPAAGHIGVMDFDGGAFDRSQEVTREHLQEVLRRVSGTDVTLTELHLASSYTDRAMQATTYRRGRVLLAGDAAHIVSPLGGQGLNTGIGDAVNLGWKLAATIRGRAPEGLLDTYSRERHPVGAWALDWTRAQVASMRPDPHAQAVQGVLRDLLGTREGTTYVFEKLSGTSVRYDLGTTRPLVGRTAPAFRLEDGTSLTDLMQDGRGVVLDFSAEAGLRASATAWEGDLRYAAGPAENDLGFAAVLIRPDGVVAWAGERGPDRDSFERAARRWFGDASV, from the coding sequence ATGCATGACGCAGTGATCGTGGGCGCCGGCCCGGTCGGTCTGTTCCTGGCCTGCGAGCTCGGCCTCGCGGGCTGCTCGGTCCTGGTGCTGGAACGGGAACCGGAGCCCGGCAGCCCCTGGCGGACAGCCCCGCTCGGCCGGCGCGGCCTGTTCGCCACGTCCATCGCGGCGTTCGACCGCCGCGGGCTGCTGGAGCCGCTGCTCGCGGAAGCGGCCGGGCTCCCCCGGTTCGCCGGCGCCGACGAGCCGGGCCGGCCACGCCTGGCGGGGCACTTCGCCGGGATCGTGCTCGACGCGGCCGACGTCGACCTCGCGGCCCTGCCGTTCCGGCTGCCCAGCCCCGTGCCGGACGCCCTCATGACGAGTCTCGACACCGTCGAAGCGGTCCTGGCGGAGCGCGCCGCCAAGCTCGGCGTCGAGGTCCGCCGCGGGGTCGCGGTGGACGGTCTCACCCAGGACGGCGAGCACGTGGTCGTGCACGCCGGCGCGCACGAGTACCCGGCGCGCTGGGCCGTCGGCTGCGACGGCGGGCGCAGCGCGGTGCGCCGGCTCGCGGGCTTCGAGTTCGCCGGCACGGCACCTCAGTTCACCGGCTACGTCGCGCTCGCCACCATCCCCGACGCCGACAAGCTGAACCCGGGGTTCACCCTGACCCCGGAGGGCATGTACATCCGGATGCCCGCGGCCGGGCACATCGGCGTGATGGACTTCGACGGCGGCGCGTTCGACCGCTCGCAGGAGGTCACCCGCGAGCACCTGCAGGAAGTGCTGCGCCGCGTGTCCGGCACCGACGTGACGCTGACGGAGCTCCACCTCGCCTCCAGCTACACCGACCGGGCGATGCAGGCGACGACCTACCGGCGCGGCCGGGTCCTGCTCGCGGGCGACGCCGCGCACATCGTGTCGCCCCTCGGCGGGCAGGGGCTCAACACGGGCATCGGCGACGCGGTCAACCTGGGCTGGAAGCTCGCGGCGACCATCCGCGGGCGAGCGCCGGAGGGGCTGCTCGACACCTACTCGCGCGAGCGCCACCCGGTCGGTGCCTGGGCGCTGGACTGGACGCGGGCCCAGGTGGCGTCGATGCGGCCGGATCCGCACGCCCAGGCGGTCCAGGGCGTGCTGCGCGACCTGCTCGGCACCCGGGAGGGCACGACGTACGTGTTCGAAAAGCTTTCCGGCACCTCGGTCCGCTACGACCTCGGCACTACCCGGCCACTGGTCGGCCGGACGGCCCCGGCTTTCCGCCTGGAAGACGGAACGAGCCTCACCGACCTGATGCAGGACGGCCGTGGCGTCGTCCTCGACTTCAGCGCCGAGGCCGGCCTGCGTGCCTCCGCGACGGCCTGGGAAGGCGACCTGCGGTACGCCGCGGGTCCCGCCGAGAACGACCTCGGATTCGCGGCGGTCCTGATCCGCCCCGACGGGGTCGTCGCCTGGGCCGGCGAGCGCGGGCCCGATCGCGACTCGTTCGAGCGAGCCGCCCGGCGCTGGTTCGGCGACGCGAGCGTCTAG
- a CDS encoding PIG-L deacetylase family protein — MTLPALPEETFRRVLCVVAHPDDMEYGTSAAVARWTARGIEVGYLLLTRGEAGMPNPPEETARLRAAEQRAACDVVGVEHLTILEHPDGVLVYGLDLRRDICREIRRFKPDVVYRTGHDVETPYGYDQADHRAAGLAALDAVRDAGNRWVFPDQIDEEHLEPHSVRWLITPAFGGAGATHGVDVTGEPLRRGVASLEAHAAYLAALPDHPAPADFIPEFTAVNGKAMGVEHAVLFRADDLQAPMDLPGND; from the coding sequence ATGACACTGCCTGCCCTTCCCGAAGAGACCTTCCGGCGTGTGCTCTGCGTCGTCGCGCACCCCGACGACATGGAGTACGGCACGTCCGCGGCGGTGGCCCGCTGGACCGCGCGCGGCATCGAGGTCGGCTACCTCCTGCTCACCCGCGGAGAAGCCGGCATGCCGAACCCGCCCGAGGAGACCGCCCGCCTCCGCGCCGCCGAACAGCGAGCCGCCTGCGACGTCGTCGGCGTCGAACACCTGACCATCCTCGAGCACCCCGACGGCGTCCTCGTCTACGGCCTCGACCTGCGCCGCGACATCTGCCGCGAAATCCGCCGGTTCAAGCCCGACGTCGTGTACCGCACCGGCCACGACGTCGAAACGCCCTACGGCTACGACCAGGCCGACCACCGTGCGGCCGGGCTCGCGGCGCTCGACGCGGTGCGCGATGCCGGCAACCGGTGGGTCTTCCCGGACCAGATCGACGAGGAACACCTCGAACCGCACTCCGTGCGCTGGCTCATCACTCCCGCTTTCGGTGGCGCCGGCGCCACCCACGGCGTCGACGTCACCGGCGAGCCGCTGCGCCGCGGCGTCGCCTCGCTGGAGGCGCACGCCGCCTACCTGGCCGCGCTCCCGGACCACCCCGCCCCCGCCGACTTCATCCCCGAGTTCACCGCGGTGAACGGGAAGGCCATGGGCGTCGAGCACGCGGTCCTGTTCCGCGCCGACGACCTGCAGGCACCCATGGACCTGCCCGGCAACGACTGA
- a CDS encoding DUF5684 domain-containing protein — translation MNNHDSTSVFGLGLGFGSGLLFAVLTVIALWKVFTKAGRPGWAAIIPIYNAYTLLKVAGRSGWWLLLLLIPLVNLVVAIVVSIDVAKAFGKSGAFGFFGLFVFSIIGYLVLGFGNARYTGPAARA, via the coding sequence ATGAACAACCACGATTCGACGTCCGTCTTCGGCCTCGGCCTCGGGTTCGGTTCCGGTCTGCTGTTCGCGGTGCTCACCGTCATCGCGCTGTGGAAGGTGTTCACCAAGGCCGGGCGGCCCGGCTGGGCGGCGATCATCCCGATCTACAACGCCTACACCCTGCTGAAGGTCGCCGGGCGCTCCGGGTGGTGGCTGCTCCTGCTGCTGATCCCGCTGGTCAACCTGGTCGTCGCGATCGTCGTCTCGATCGACGTCGCGAAAGCGTTCGGCAAGAGCGGGGCCTTCGGGTTCTTCGGGCTGTTCGTGTTTTCCATCATCGGTTACCTGGTACTCGGCTTCGGCAACGCGCGGTACACGGGGCCGGCCGCCCGGGCGTGA
- a CDS encoding ricin-type beta-trefoil lectin domain protein, which produces MTWFQRAGKAGVAAVLLVAGSVSWGAPAAGADPIAANTDTATGVRPMMGFNNWARFTCAAQARLDGTRDGYSFQRFMQDQAKAMKDTGLVAAGYTNLTVDDCWMQRTGAGYLHGATTWGGSSQPGFDFELTDYANYVHTQGMEAGLYSTSGVDTCQGVPGGVQGHEQADATSLAYWGIDSLKLDNCGTTWSTRRQEFTTTANALRSATTGNPRKILFNESAPAGAGPDSATKYDAMEWVRALGQMWRVSPDIAVWHNPGASAWDWAHGADYYEGGVLQNFTDTVALARYNGPGNHNDADMLLIGDNNQLTVAEQRSQFALWSAMGSPLMISTDVRRMAADPVTYAPQLGILKNADIIAVDQDTTAGGYLASRQGSSNTAGVDVVVKPLAGGARAVVVLNKNATATSYALDLGRVGFGNLTCLRTAKNLWTHESSQVGATVTTTIAAHDNAMYVIAPGSCGPALPTGQIQAAQPGFQRNAFCLDALGGATAGAKVGLYPCTGNGNQQWQRTATGRIVSLAETALCLSGGAAGLKLAACSASTPQQTWTYNRAGQLKADGYCADISGGALDDVNATVTTYACGAHQPNQTWSAPFATPPGA; this is translated from the coding sequence ATGACGTGGTTCCAACGCGCCGGTAAGGCCGGCGTCGCCGCGGTGCTGCTCGTCGCCGGCTCGGTCTCCTGGGGCGCGCCGGCCGCGGGCGCGGATCCGATCGCGGCGAACACCGACACCGCGACCGGCGTGCGGCCGATGATGGGCTTCAACAACTGGGCGAGGTTCACCTGCGCCGCGCAGGCCCGGCTCGACGGCACCCGCGACGGCTATTCGTTCCAGCGCTTCATGCAGGACCAGGCGAAGGCGATGAAGGACACCGGCCTCGTCGCCGCCGGGTACACCAACCTGACCGTCGACGACTGCTGGATGCAGCGCACCGGCGCCGGCTACCTGCACGGAGCGACCACCTGGGGCGGCAGCTCCCAGCCCGGATTCGACTTCGAGCTGACGGACTACGCGAACTACGTGCACACACAAGGCATGGAGGCCGGCCTGTACAGCACATCGGGGGTCGACACCTGCCAGGGAGTCCCCGGCGGCGTCCAGGGCCACGAACAGGCCGACGCGACCTCGCTGGCGTACTGGGGCATCGACTCCCTCAAGCTCGACAACTGCGGCACCACCTGGAGCACCCGGCGCCAGGAGTTCACCACCACGGCCAACGCGCTGCGTTCGGCGACGACGGGCAACCCGCGGAAGATCTTGTTCAACGAATCGGCGCCCGCCGGGGCCGGACCGGACTCCGCGACCAAGTACGACGCCATGGAGTGGGTTCGCGCCCTGGGCCAGATGTGGCGGGTCAGCCCGGACATCGCCGTCTGGCACAACCCGGGCGCCTCCGCCTGGGACTGGGCGCACGGCGCCGACTACTACGAAGGCGGGGTGCTGCAGAACTTCACCGACACCGTCGCCCTCGCCCGCTACAACGGCCCCGGCAACCACAACGACGCCGACATGCTCCTGATCGGCGACAACAACCAGCTCACCGTGGCCGAACAGCGCAGCCAGTTCGCGCTGTGGTCGGCCATGGGCTCCCCGTTGATGATCAGCACCGACGTCCGCCGGATGGCGGCCGACCCCGTGACCTACGCCCCGCAGCTGGGGATCCTGAAGAACGCCGACATCATCGCCGTGGACCAGGACACCACCGCCGGCGGCTACCTGGCGTCCCGCCAGGGCAGCTCGAACACCGCGGGCGTCGACGTGGTGGTCAAGCCGCTGGCGGGCGGCGCCCGCGCCGTCGTCGTGCTGAACAAGAACGCCACCGCGACTTCCTACGCCCTCGACCTCGGCCGGGTCGGCTTCGGCAACCTCACCTGCCTCCGCACGGCGAAGAACCTGTGGACGCACGAGAGCAGCCAGGTCGGGGCCACCGTCACCACCACCATCGCGGCCCACGACAACGCGATGTACGTCATCGCGCCCGGCAGTTGCGGCCCGGCCCTGCCCACCGGCCAGATCCAGGCCGCGCAACCGGGGTTCCAGCGGAACGCGTTCTGCTTGGACGCCTTGGGCGGCGCGACCGCGGGCGCGAAGGTCGGTCTGTACCCCTGCACGGGCAACGGAAACCAGCAGTGGCAGCGCACGGCCACCGGCCGGATCGTGTCCCTGGCCGAGACCGCGTTGTGCCTGTCCGGCGGTGCGGCCGGGCTGAAACTGGCCGCCTGCAGCGCCTCGACCCCGCAGCAGACCTGGACCTACAACCGGGCCGGCCAGCTGAAAGCCGACGGCTACTGCGCGGACATCAGCGGCGGCGCACTGGACGACGTCAACGCGACGGTCACGACGTACGCCTGCGGCGCCCACCAGCCCAACCAGACCTGGAGCGCTCCTTTCGCCACCCCGCCCGGCGCTTGA
- a CDS encoding CsbD family protein, with product MALGDKIGAKADDLAGKGKEAAGNVTGNDDLRTEGQADQAKAGLKEAVEDVKDAVGNAAAKLRNVVGKD from the coding sequence ATGGCGTTGGGTGACAAGATCGGGGCCAAGGCCGACGACCTGGCCGGCAAAGGCAAGGAAGCGGCCGGAAACGTGACCGGGAACGACGACCTGCGGACCGAAGGCCAGGCCGACCAGGCCAAGGCCGGGCTCAAGGAAGCGGTCGAGGACGTGAAGGACGCCGTCGGCAACGCGGCCGCCAAGCTGCGCAACGTGGTCGGCAAGGACTGA
- a CDS encoding Asp23/Gls24 family envelope stress response protein — protein sequence MTNATSTRVPAQQASAEAAKKDGALVTSQGSTSISEVVVQKIAGLATREIPGVHALGGGAARAFSAIRERIPGATASAGQGVSVEVGEKQAAVDLQIVVEYGVSIADLSRSVRRNVITAVEKMSGLEVVEVNINVGDLHIPSEDEDGAGETGRVQ from the coding sequence ATGACGAACGCCACCAGCACCAGGGTGCCCGCCCAGCAGGCTTCGGCCGAGGCCGCCAAGAAGGACGGCGCGCTGGTGACCTCGCAGGGATCGACCTCGATTTCCGAGGTCGTGGTGCAGAAGATCGCCGGCCTGGCCACGCGGGAGATCCCTGGGGTGCACGCCCTCGGCGGCGGTGCCGCGCGGGCGTTCTCGGCCATCCGCGAGCGGATCCCGGGCGCGACAGCGTCGGCCGGGCAAGGCGTGTCGGTCGAGGTCGGGGAGAAGCAGGCCGCCGTCGACCTGCAGATCGTCGTCGAATACGGCGTCTCCATCGCGGACCTGTCGCGCTCGGTGCGCCGCAACGTGATCACCGCGGTCGAGAAGATGAGCGGACTCGAGGTGGTCGAGGTCAACATCAACGTCGGCGACCTGCACATCCCGTCCGAGGACGAAGACGGGGCCGGCGAGACCGGCCGGGTGCAGTGA
- a CDS encoding Asp23/Gls24 family envelope stress response protein: MTTTLTAPSAERGALTIADQVVERLAVHAVREVEDVGGAAGRVLGLSVGGEDLDRSAKVSVRVDGEAVTLDVRLSIVYPASVARTTGRVREHLRQRVAELTGLTVTRVDITVTALHTTAATPRRVA, encoded by the coding sequence GTGACCACGACACTGACCGCCCCGAGCGCCGAGCGCGGGGCGCTGACCATCGCCGACCAGGTGGTCGAACGACTGGCCGTGCACGCGGTTCGGGAGGTCGAGGACGTCGGCGGCGCGGCCGGGCGCGTCCTCGGGCTGAGCGTCGGCGGGGAGGATCTCGACCGCTCCGCGAAGGTGAGCGTCCGCGTCGACGGCGAGGCCGTCACGCTCGACGTGCGGCTCTCGATCGTGTACCCCGCCTCGGTCGCGCGGACCACCGGCCGGGTGCGTGAGCACCTGCGACAGCGGGTGGCCGAGCTGACCGGGTTGACGGTGACGCGCGTCGACATCACCGTCACCGCGCTGCACACCACGGCGGCGACACCCCGGAGGGTGGCGTGA
- a CDS encoding DUF6286 domain-containing protein, whose product MKRHPRRSLPATLTALVLLAACVLVAVVAVQLILGQRPWISVEAVASWLHGQRWTDLLPAAAGGIAALLGLVLLLVAALPGAATVLPVEGGPFEAGVARAGYRSTLRAAAAAVDGASAAAVKLTARRVKVRVTTARTRPDGLADAVREAVGHRLDQIRPANRPTVSVRVRAPRRSS is encoded by the coding sequence GTGAAGCGCCACCCGCGCCGCAGCCTCCCGGCCACACTGACCGCGCTCGTGCTGCTGGCCGCGTGCGTGCTCGTCGCGGTGGTCGCCGTCCAGCTGATCCTCGGGCAACGGCCGTGGATCAGCGTCGAGGCCGTCGCGTCATGGCTGCACGGGCAACGCTGGACGGACCTGCTGCCGGCCGCCGCCGGTGGGATCGCCGCGCTGCTCGGACTGGTTCTGCTGCTGGTCGCCGCACTGCCGGGTGCCGCCACCGTGCTGCCCGTGGAGGGTGGTCCGTTCGAGGCGGGGGTCGCTCGCGCCGGCTACCGCTCGACGCTGCGGGCGGCGGCGGCCGCGGTCGACGGTGCCTCCGCCGCCGCGGTCAAGCTCACCGCTCGCCGGGTCAAGGTCCGCGTCACCACCGCCCGTACCCGGCCGGACGGCCTCGCCGACGCCGTCCGCGAGGCGGTCGGTCACCGGCTCGACCAGATTCGCCCGGCCAATCGGCCCACCGTCTCGGTTCGGGTCCGCGCACCCCGGAGGTCGTCGTGA
- a CDS encoding alkaline shock response membrane anchor protein AmaP produces MTNLNRPARLNRLLLGLFGLVLLAAGGFAVATHFGRLRVLDPASPLVPGTARPPTWVLYVAAASAVVLGLLVLRWLLAQLARRPRTQIWRFEADPEHGRTELAADAAVVPFAEELRAYPGVHGARATLAGPRTDPGLALVISVTQDGDPARIRERVETEGLPRLRQALDLDELPVAVEFRFSSATGLRAR; encoded by the coding sequence GTGACGAACCTGAACCGCCCGGCCCGGCTCAACCGGCTCCTGCTCGGCCTGTTCGGGCTCGTCCTGCTGGCGGCGGGCGGGTTCGCAGTCGCCACCCACTTCGGGCGGCTGCGCGTCCTCGACCCCGCGTCGCCGCTGGTGCCGGGCACGGCAAGGCCGCCGACCTGGGTGCTGTACGTGGCCGCTGCGTCGGCGGTCGTGCTCGGGCTGCTGGTGCTGCGCTGGCTGCTCGCCCAGCTCGCCCGCAGGCCCCGAACGCAGATCTGGCGGTTCGAAGCCGACCCGGAGCACGGCCGGACGGAGCTGGCGGCCGACGCCGCGGTCGTGCCGTTCGCCGAGGAGCTGCGGGCCTACCCCGGCGTGCACGGCGCTCGCGCGACGCTGGCCGGGCCCCGCACGGATCCCGGCCTGGCGCTGGTGATCTCGGTGACGCAGGACGGCGATCCCGCGCGGATCCGGGAGCGCGTGGAAACCGAGGGACTGCCGCGGCTGCGCCAGGCCTTGGACTTGGACGAGCTGCCGGTCGCGGTCGAATTCCGCTTCAGCTCGGCGACCGGCCTCCGGGCCCGCTGA
- a CDS encoding DUF305 domain-containing protein — MRKKLFLGALAVASAAVLGACSSNDSMSGMESHSSAPAPAPASGPRAGHNADDVTFARQMIPHHSQALDMAKLVPTRSTNPKVVDLAGRIEKAQDPEIKLMQGWLSTWGASATSTMPGMTAESMPGMMSADDMTKLDAAKGTEFDRAWLDMMINHHRGAVGMAEYELSRGSNPDAKALAQKIIDAQQAEITEMQGLLQQS; from the coding sequence GTGCGCAAAAAACTGTTCCTCGGCGCGCTCGCCGTCGCCTCAGCTGCCGTCCTCGGCGCGTGCAGCAGCAACGACTCGATGTCCGGCATGGAGTCGCATTCCTCCGCGCCGGCTCCAGCACCCGCCTCCGGTCCGCGGGCGGGGCACAACGCGGACGACGTCACGTTCGCCCGGCAGATGATCCCGCACCACAGCCAGGCCCTCGACATGGCGAAACTGGTGCCCACGCGAAGCACCAACCCGAAGGTCGTCGATCTCGCCGGACGGATCGAGAAGGCGCAAGACCCCGAGATCAAGCTGATGCAGGGGTGGCTGTCCACTTGGGGCGCGAGCGCGACGTCGACCATGCCGGGAATGACCGCCGAGTCGATGCCCGGCATGATGTCGGCCGACGACATGACGAAGCTCGATGCCGCCAAGGGCACCGAGTTCGACAGGGCGTGGCTCGACATGATGATCAACCATCACCGGGGCGCGGTCGGCATGGCCGAGTACGAACTGAGCAGGGGCAGCAACCCCGATGCGAAGGCGCTCGCCCAGAAGATCATCGACGCCCAGCAGGCGGAGATCACCGAGATGCAGGGCCTGCTGCAGCAGAGCTGA